In a genomic window of Streptomyces roseoviridis:
- the iolB gene encoding 5-deoxy-glucuronate isomerase codes for MDTTRSTPSLHLPAGTAARGPYAVDIDPERAGWTHSSLRVVDLPPGGTHTYLTGNSEWVVLPLSGGGTVRVDGEIIELVGRADVFDGVSDFAYVPRSAHAQIASGAGGRFALAGAKCERRLPARYGPAPEVPVEIRGSGNRAREVRNFAAAGAFDCDRLIAVEVVTPGGNWSSYPPHKHDEHHPGRESVLEEIYYYEVFSGSRDPRREDGGYGYQRITPSRPGGAELLAEVRTGDAVLVPDGWHGPSIAQPGHPLYYLNVMAGPGPEREWRISFHPDHTEGYE; via the coding sequence ATGGACACCACGCGCTCGACGCCCTCCCTCCACCTGCCCGCCGGGACGGCCGCCCGCGGCCCGTACGCCGTCGACATCGACCCCGAGCGGGCCGGCTGGACGCACAGCTCGCTGCGGGTCGTCGACCTCCCGCCCGGCGGGACCCACACGTACCTGACGGGGAACAGCGAATGGGTGGTGCTTCCGCTGTCCGGGGGCGGTACGGTGCGCGTCGACGGGGAAATCATCGAACTCGTGGGCCGGGCCGACGTGTTCGACGGGGTCTCGGACTTCGCCTATGTGCCGAGGAGCGCCCACGCCCAGATCGCCTCCGGTGCGGGAGGCCGCTTCGCTTTGGCAGGAGCGAAGTGCGAGCGACGACTCCCCGCCCGCTACGGCCCCGCGCCGGAGGTTCCCGTCGAGATCCGCGGCAGCGGCAACCGCGCCCGCGAGGTGCGGAACTTCGCCGCCGCAGGCGCCTTCGACTGCGACCGGCTGATCGCCGTCGAGGTGGTCACCCCGGGCGGCAACTGGTCCTCCTATCCGCCCCACAAGCACGACGAGCACCACCCCGGCCGGGAATCCGTCCTGGAGGAGATCTACTACTACGAGGTCTTCTCCGGGAGCCGCGATCCGCGACGCGAGGACGGCGGCTACGGCTACCAGCGGATCACCCCCTCACGCCCCGGCGGCGCCGAACTCCTCGCCGAGGTCCGCACCGGCGACGCCGTCCTCGTACCGGACGGCTGGCACGGCCCGTCCATCGCCCAGCCCGGCCACCCGCTGTACTACCTCAACGTCATGGCGGGCCCCGGGCCCGAGCGGGAATGGCGGATCAGCTTCCACCCCGACCACACGGAGGGATACGAGTGA
- the iolC gene encoding 5-dehydro-2-deoxygluconokinase: MTAEPYDRPYDLITMGRLGVDLYPLQTGVELARVESFGKFLGGSPANVAVAAARLGRSVALVSRTGADPFGDYLHRELRAFGVDDRWVTDVTEYPTPVTFCEIFPPDHFPIHFYRRPKAPDLEIHLHELDLPALRAARALWVTGTGLSAEPSRAATLGALQERADGAAPDALTVLDLDWRPALWDGPAPADEARPLYREALRHATVAVGNADECEVATGEREPYAAARALLASGVRLAVVKQGPKGVLALAADGTAAEVPPLPVEVVNGLGAGDAFGGALAHALLAGRDLEEALRYANAAGAIVAGRLACAPAMPHDDEIALALATGTGSVPARHRESRPVDG; the protein is encoded by the coding sequence ATGACGGCGGAGCCGTACGACCGACCGTACGACCTGATCACGATGGGCCGCCTCGGCGTGGACCTCTACCCGCTGCAGACCGGGGTGGAGCTGGCCCGGGTGGAGAGCTTCGGCAAGTTCCTCGGCGGCTCACCGGCCAATGTCGCCGTCGCCGCCGCCCGCCTCGGACGGAGCGTCGCTCTGGTCAGCCGCACCGGCGCCGACCCCTTCGGCGACTACCTCCACCGCGAGCTGCGGGCGTTCGGGGTGGACGACCGCTGGGTCACGGACGTGACGGAGTACCCCACCCCGGTCACCTTCTGCGAGATCTTCCCGCCCGACCACTTCCCGATCCACTTCTACCGCCGCCCCAAGGCCCCCGACCTGGAGATCCACCTCCACGAACTGGACCTGCCCGCCCTGCGAGCCGCCCGCGCCCTCTGGGTGACCGGCACCGGCCTGAGCGCCGAGCCCAGCCGGGCCGCCACCCTCGGCGCGCTCCAGGAACGGGCCGACGGCGCGGCCCCGGACGCGCTCACCGTCCTCGACCTGGACTGGCGGCCCGCCCTGTGGGACGGCCCCGCTCCGGCCGACGAGGCCCGCCCGCTCTACCGGGAGGCCCTGCGGCACGCCACCGTCGCCGTCGGCAACGCCGACGAGTGCGAGGTCGCCACCGGCGAACGCGAGCCCTACGCCGCCGCCCGCGCCCTGCTCGCCTCCGGAGTGCGGCTCGCCGTCGTCAAGCAGGGACCCAAGGGCGTCCTCGCGCTGGCCGCCGACGGCACCGCGGCCGAGGTCCCGCCGCTGCCGGTCGAGGTGGTCAACGGCCTCGGCGCGGGCGACGCGTTCGGCGGGGCACTCGCCCACGCCCTGCTCGCCGGCCGCGACCTGGAGGAGGCGCTGCGCTACGCCAACGCGGCGGGCGCGATCGTCGCCGGCCGGCTCGCCTGCGCGCCCGCGATGCCCCACGACGACGAGATCGCCCTCGCCCTCGCCACCGGAACCGGCTCCGTCCCCGCGCGCCACCGCGAGAGCCGCCCGGTCGACGGGTAG
- the iolD gene encoding 3D-(3,5/4)-trihydroxycyclohexane-1,2-dione acylhydrolase (decyclizing), producing MADQLPPRPHGGIRVSRLTVAQALVRFLAAQHTERDGVRQRLFTATWGIFGHGNVAGIGQALVEHPGLMPYHQGRNEQAMVHAAVGYARQSRRLQVHAVTTSIGPGATNLVTGAALATVNRLPVLLLPGDTFATRPADPVLQQLEVPYAGEVSVNDCLRPVSRYFDRITRPEALIPAALAAVRVLTDPAETGAVTLALPQDVQAEAYDWPEEFLAERTWTVRRPRPDAAELDAAVHAVEAAERPLIIAGGGVKYSGAEDALRTLAERAGLPVATTQAGKGVLPHDHPCDVGGIGHTGTATANALARASDLIIGVGTRHTDFTTASGTLFGPDTPLLNLNITAFDAHKQAARSLVADAREGLTALTERLGGHHRDAARWASAKEDWQRRTDRAYAAPDADARPTQTQVLGVLDTLVTGDDILINAAGSLPGDLHKLWRARSADQYHVEYGYSCMGYEIPAAIGVALAAPGRPVWALVGDGTYLMNPTEIVTAVQEELPIKVVILDNHGYASIGGLSEAVGAERYGTDYRLRAPDGSFTGPPLPVDLAANAASLGMRVLRARTVRDLREALADARRATVPTCVYVETETADSVSGPPPAQAWWDVPVAETSTRSSAVRAREEYDRHVTARRRHL from the coding sequence ATGGCGGATCAGCTTCCACCCCGACCACACGGAGGGATACGAGTGAGCCGCCTGACCGTCGCCCAGGCACTGGTGCGCTTCCTCGCCGCGCAGCACACCGAACGCGACGGCGTACGGCAGCGGCTGTTCACCGCCACCTGGGGCATCTTCGGCCACGGCAACGTCGCCGGCATCGGGCAGGCGCTCGTCGAACACCCCGGCCTCATGCCGTACCACCAGGGACGCAACGAACAGGCCATGGTGCACGCGGCCGTCGGCTACGCCCGCCAGTCCCGCCGCCTCCAGGTCCACGCCGTCACCACCTCCATCGGCCCCGGCGCCACCAACCTCGTCACCGGCGCCGCACTCGCCACGGTCAACCGGCTGCCCGTGCTGCTGCTGCCCGGCGACACCTTCGCCACCCGGCCCGCCGACCCCGTCCTCCAGCAGCTCGAAGTGCCCTACGCGGGCGAGGTGTCGGTCAACGACTGCCTGCGCCCGGTGTCGCGGTACTTCGACCGGATCACCCGCCCCGAGGCGCTGATCCCGGCCGCGCTCGCCGCCGTACGGGTCCTCACCGACCCCGCCGAGACCGGGGCCGTCACCCTCGCCCTGCCGCAGGACGTACAGGCCGAGGCGTACGACTGGCCCGAGGAGTTCCTCGCCGAGCGGACCTGGACCGTCCGCCGGCCCCGGCCCGACGCCGCCGAACTCGACGCCGCCGTCCACGCCGTCGAAGCCGCGGAACGGCCGCTGATCATCGCGGGCGGCGGCGTGAAGTACAGCGGAGCCGAGGACGCCCTGCGCACCCTCGCCGAACGGGCCGGCCTCCCCGTCGCCACCACCCAGGCCGGCAAGGGCGTCCTGCCCCACGACCACCCCTGCGACGTCGGCGGGATCGGCCACACCGGCACCGCCACCGCCAACGCACTCGCCCGCGCCAGCGACCTGATCATCGGCGTCGGCACCCGCCACACCGACTTCACCACCGCCTCGGGCACCCTCTTCGGCCCGGACACCCCCCTGCTCAACCTCAACATCACCGCCTTCGACGCCCACAAGCAGGCCGCCCGGTCCCTCGTCGCCGACGCCCGCGAGGGGCTCACCGCGCTCACCGAGCGGCTGGGCGGCCACCACCGGGACGCGGCGCGGTGGGCCTCCGCCAAGGAGGACTGGCAGCGCCGGACCGACCGCGCCTACGCCGCACCCGACGCAGACGCCCGCCCCACCCAGACCCAGGTGCTCGGCGTACTCGACACCCTGGTCACCGGGGACGACATCCTGATCAACGCCGCCGGCTCGCTCCCCGGCGACCTCCACAAGCTGTGGCGGGCCCGGTCCGCCGACCAGTACCACGTCGAATACGGCTACTCCTGCATGGGATACGAGATCCCCGCCGCCATCGGCGTCGCCCTCGCCGCCCCCGGCCGGCCCGTCTGGGCCCTCGTCGGCGACGGGACGTACCTGATGAACCCCACCGAAATCGTCACCGCCGTCCAGGAGGAACTGCCCATCAAGGTCGTCATCCTCGACAACCACGGCTACGCCTCCATCGGCGGCCTGTCGGAGGCGGTCGGCGCCGAGCGCTACGGCACCGACTACCGCCTCCGCGCCCCCGACGGCTCCTTCACCGGACCGCCGCTCCCGGTCGACCTGGCCGCCAACGCCGCCTCCCTCGGCATGCGGGTGCTGCGCGCCCGCACCGTGCGTGACCTGCGAGAAGCCCTCGCGGATGCACGGCGGGCGACGGTTCCCACATGTGTCTACGTCGAGACCGAAACGGCAGACAGTGTGTCGGGCCCGCCCCCGGCCCAGGCGTGGTGGGATGTGCCCGTGGCCGAGACCTCCACCCGCTCGTCGGCGGTCAGGGCCCGCGAGGAGTACGACCGGCACGTCACCGCCCGACGCCGCCACCTGTAG